A genomic segment from Klebsiella africana encodes:
- a CDS encoding MFS transporter: protein MTYRHRVATVFLFGFFLDLINMFIASIAFPAISRALGVSVSQLAWVSNAYILGLTVVIPFSAWLSQRWGAKRLFLLSLGLFSLGALAAGLANSLSELLLWRTLQGMGGGLLIPLGQALTWPLFQPHERAKLSAAVMLVGLLAPACSPAIGGLLVEACSWRWVFFASLPVALLTFVLAVQWLNDSPGPVRPTRFLPLSLLADPLLRFAMLIYLCVPGMFIGVNVVGMFYLQRVTGMAPGAIGALMVPWSLASFAAITFTGRYFNRFGPRPLVVIGCLLQAAGILLLLKIDAQNPLALLILAFTLMGGGGSLCSSTAQSSAFLHTPAGEMPDASALWNLNRQVSFFVGSALLALLLRVFPPAYAWQGVFISAAVITLLPLLFCLRLNNRAIIHRLHTTLEKS, encoded by the coding sequence ATGACCTATCGCCACCGCGTTGCTACCGTTTTTCTGTTCGGCTTTTTTCTCGATTTAATCAATATGTTTATCGCCAGCATCGCCTTTCCGGCCATCAGCCGCGCGTTGGGAGTTTCCGTCTCGCAGCTGGCGTGGGTCAGCAATGCCTATATTCTCGGCCTGACGGTCGTCATACCGTTCAGCGCCTGGCTCAGCCAGCGCTGGGGGGCAAAACGGCTGTTTTTACTCTCGCTGGGGCTGTTCAGCCTCGGCGCACTGGCGGCAGGACTTGCCAACAGCCTGAGCGAACTGCTTTTATGGCGGACGCTGCAGGGGATGGGCGGCGGGCTGTTAATCCCTCTCGGCCAGGCGCTGACGTGGCCGCTGTTTCAACCACATGAGCGGGCGAAGCTGTCGGCGGCGGTGATGCTGGTCGGCCTGCTGGCCCCCGCCTGCTCGCCAGCGATCGGCGGCCTGTTAGTCGAGGCGTGCAGCTGGCGCTGGGTCTTTTTCGCCAGCCTGCCTGTAGCTCTGCTAACCTTTGTGCTGGCGGTGCAATGGCTGAACGACAGCCCCGGTCCGGTTCGCCCGACTCGCTTTCTTCCGCTGTCGCTGCTGGCCGATCCCCTGCTGCGCTTCGCGATGCTGATCTACCTCTGCGTGCCGGGGATGTTTATTGGCGTCAACGTGGTGGGGATGTTCTACCTGCAACGCGTCACCGGGATGGCGCCAGGGGCAATCGGTGCCCTGATGGTGCCCTGGTCTCTGGCCTCGTTTGCCGCCATCACCTTTACCGGCAGATATTTCAACCGCTTCGGGCCACGGCCGCTGGTCGTCATCGGCTGCCTGCTTCAGGCGGCGGGGATCCTGCTGCTGCTGAAGATCGATGCGCAGAATCCACTGGCGCTGTTAATTCTCGCCTTTACGCTAATGGGCGGCGGCGGCAGCTTATGCAGCAGCACCGCGCAAAGCAGCGCTTTCCTGCATACGCCTGCCGGAGAGATGCCTGACGCCAGCGCGCTATGGAACCTTAACCGCCAGGTCAGTTTCTTTGTCGGCAGCGCGCTGCTCGCCCTGCTGCTGAGGGTATTCCCGCCGGCCTACGCCTGGCAGGGGGTATTTATCAGCGCCGCCGTCATTACCCTGTTGCCGCTGCTGTTTTGCCTGCGGCTGAATAATCGGGCGATTATCCATCGCCTGCACACCACTCTGGAGAAGTCATGA
- a CDS encoding LysR family transcriptional regulator: MLNLQRVTMFIAVVDAGSFTLAAAALGQTKAVVSFNVRQLENELGVTLLLRSTRRLRLTDAGALFYQRGVALLNAAENLQDEVRASHSGLSGELRITTTPEYGAQVIIPALAAFARRHPALRVRHVSSSHHADLISERFDVAIRLGTLVDSRYRATRIASFAILPVASPAWLASHPVQTLSDLAQAEWIIHERLPAPLRWQLRTDHQTEVDFAIAHAPRFSADSATALMSFALAGCGVALLPAWLVAEKVAQRELVPLLPEYHFPQQGVYALYPDSQHLPTRVRAFIDFLREKVG, from the coding sequence ATGCTTAATCTTCAGCGCGTGACCATGTTTATCGCCGTGGTAGACGCCGGCAGCTTTACCCTGGCCGCTGCGGCGCTGGGGCAGACCAAGGCGGTGGTCAGCTTTAACGTACGGCAGCTGGAAAATGAGCTGGGGGTCACGCTGCTGCTGCGTTCGACGCGGCGTTTGCGGCTCACCGATGCCGGGGCGCTGTTCTATCAGCGTGGAGTGGCGCTCCTGAACGCGGCGGAAAATCTGCAGGATGAAGTGCGGGCCAGCCATAGCGGCTTAAGCGGGGAGCTACGGATCACCACCACGCCGGAGTATGGCGCGCAGGTTATCATTCCGGCGCTGGCCGCGTTCGCCCGTCGTCATCCGGCGCTGCGGGTGCGCCACGTCTCCTCCTCCCATCATGCGGACCTCATTTCAGAACGATTTGATGTGGCGATACGCCTCGGTACGCTGGTCGATTCCCGCTATCGGGCGACGCGGATAGCCAGTTTCGCGATCCTGCCCGTGGCTTCCCCAGCCTGGCTGGCAAGCCATCCGGTGCAGACGCTGTCCGATCTGGCGCAAGCTGAGTGGATTATTCATGAGCGTCTGCCGGCGCCGTTGCGCTGGCAGCTGCGAACGGATCACCAGACAGAGGTGGATTTCGCGATAGCCCACGCGCCGCGGTTTTCAGCTGATAGCGCTACGGCGCTGATGAGCTTTGCTCTGGCGGGATGCGGCGTCGCCTTGCTGCCGGCATGGCTGGTAGCCGAAAAGGTGGCGCAGCGGGAGCTGGTGCCGCTCCTGCCGGAATATCACTTCCCTCAGCAGGGCGTGTATGCTCTTTACCCCGACTCGCAGCATTTGCCGACCCGGGTGCGGGCATTTATTGACTTCCTGCGCGAGAAGGTCGGTTAA
- a CDS encoding MarR family winged helix-turn-helix transcriptional regulator has protein sequence MELRNEAFHLLRQLFQQHTARWQQALPDLTKPQYAVMRSVAEQPGIEQVVLIEAAVSTKATLAEMLSRMEARGLVRREHDPADKRRRFVYLTEEGEALLNRSIPHGNEVDDEFLGRLSDDEREQFSRLVRKMMAP, from the coding sequence ATGGAGTTAAGAAACGAAGCATTCCACCTGCTGCGCCAGCTTTTTCAGCAACATACCGCCCGCTGGCAGCAGGCGTTACCGGACCTGACCAAGCCTCAGTATGCGGTGATGCGCTCAGTAGCGGAGCAGCCAGGGATCGAGCAGGTTGTGCTGATTGAAGCGGCAGTCAGCACTAAGGCCACGCTGGCGGAGATGCTCAGCCGGATGGAAGCGCGTGGTCTGGTGCGCCGCGAGCACGATCCGGCTGATAAACGCCGCCGCTTCGTCTATCTGACGGAGGAAGGCGAAGCGTTGCTTAACCGTTCGATTCCACACGGAAATGAGGTTGATGACGAATTTCTCGGCCGCCTGAGCGATGACGAGCGCGAGCAGTTCTCCCGTCTGGTGCGCAAAATGATGGCGCCCTGA
- a CDS encoding non-oxidative hydroxyarylic acid decarboxylases subunit B, translating to MKLIIGMTGATGAPLGVALLQALRDMPEVETHLVMSKWAKTTIELETPWTAREVAALADFCHSPADQAATISSGSFRTDGMIVIPCSMKTLAGIRAGYAEGLVGRAADVVLKEGRKLVLVPREMPLSTIHLENMLALSRMGVAMVPPMPAYYNHPETVDDITHHIVTRVLDQFGLDYHKARRWNGLRTAEQFAQEIE from the coding sequence ATGAAACTGATTATTGGGATGACGGGGGCCACCGGCGCACCGCTTGGGGTGGCATTGCTGCAGGCGTTGCGCGACATGCCGGAGGTGGAAACCCATCTGGTGATGTCGAAATGGGCTAAAACCACCATCGAGCTGGAAACGCCCTGGACAGCACGCGAAGTGGCCGCGCTGGCGGACTTTTGCCACAGCCCGGCTGACCAGGCCGCCACCATCTCCTCAGGTTCATTTCGCACCGACGGCATGATCGTCATTCCCTGCAGTATGAAAACGCTGGCAGGTATTCGCGCAGGCTATGCCGAAGGGCTGGTGGGCCGTGCGGCGGACGTGGTGCTCAAAGAGGGGCGCAAGCTGGTGTTGGTCCCGCGGGAAATGCCGCTCAGCACAATCCATCTGGAGAACATGCTGGCGCTGTCGCGCATGGGCGTGGCGATGGTCCCGCCGATGCCGGCTTACTACAACCACCCGGAGACGGTTGACGATATCACTCATCATATTGTTACCCGGGTGCTGGATCAGTTTGGCCTCGACTATCACAAAGCGCGCCGCTGGAACGGTTTACGCACGGCAGAACAATTTGCACAGGAGATCGAATAA